Proteins co-encoded in one Dendropsophus ebraccatus isolate aDenEbr1 chromosome 9, aDenEbr1.pat, whole genome shotgun sequence genomic window:
- the LOC138800701 gene encoding peroxisomal N(1)-acetyl-spermine/spermidine oxidase-like yields MDSIDLHRDHQPRVVIIGAGFAGLGAASTLVKHGVKNVVILEALDRAGGRVWTHKPFGTAALELGATWIHGQKDNPLYQMAKEKGLLAEDGFNMVTCQPVSVTSQDYFFNEQGKLLPPTQVEQVTCFFGRLMSQINQHDYKPECESWSVGEYLDSEFASSNLSKAERLEGVYEWCKRAECVDEACNSMYEFSLSQLGFYTALEGPFFNSLGSKGYQALLDILLDQLPSNTLRCRKPVRCVQWEGSSSTILKVSKHPINVVCEDGEPFPADHVIVTVSLGCLKERASTLFDPPLPKGKMEAIQRLGFGTVAKIFLEFSKPFWPDDCAGIQLVWEQGPESPEGYDDACKKKTWRSEWFKKIGGFDCVPMHRSTLCGWITGLAAEHMETLPESEVGEVCVRLLKKFTGWSVTELCGVLRSTWYSNPYIRGSYTNVPVGVDAVKEQMALAEPLPSTYQRKTQRPLQVLFAGEATHPNFYTTTHGAYMSGVREAERLIKLYEHKANPRL; encoded by the exons ATGGACTCCATAGATCTACATAGGGATCACCAACCCAGAGTGGTTATAATCGGCGCCGGCTTTGCAGGACTCGGTGCTGCTTCCACCCTGGTGAAACATGGAGTGAAGAACGTTGTCATCCTGGAAGCATTAGATCGGGCAGGCGGAAGAGTCTGGACACACAAACCTTTCGGAACTGCTGCTCTGGAGCTAGGTGCTACCTGGATCCACGGCCAGAAGGACAATCCACTCTACCAAATGGCCAAGGAGAAAGGTCTACTGGCAGAAGATGGGTTCAATATGGTGACTTGCCAACCAGTATCTGTAACCTCCCAGGACTATTTCTTTAATGAGCAAGGAAAGCTACTGCCCCCAACTCAGGTGGAACAGGTAACCTGCTTCTTTGGCCGATTGATGTCTCAAATCAACCAGCATGACTATAAACCAGAATGCGAGTCGTGGTCAGTCGGGGAGTATCTAGATAGTGAATTTGCCTCATCCAACCTTTCGAAGGCTGAGAGATTGGAAGGTGTCTATGAGTGGTGTAAGCGAGCCGAGTGCGTGGACGAGGCCTGTAACTCCATGTATGAGTTCTCCTTGAGTCAGCTTGGCTTCTACACGGCTCTTGAGGGGCCCTTCTTCAACTCCTTGGGTAGCAAAGGTTACCAAGCCCTACTAGACATTTTATTAGACCAGCTGCCATCTAATACTCTTCGTTGCCGTAAACCGGTTCGGTGCGTCCAATGGGAAGGATCCTCATCAACCATTTTGAAGGTATCAAAACATCCAATCAACGTGGTCTGTGAAGATGGTGAGCCGTTTCCAGCAGATCACGTCATTGTCACCGTGTCTCTCGGATGCTTGAAGGAGCGGGCGTCTACTTTATTTGACCCTCCACTCCCAAAGGGAAAGATGGAGGCCATCCAGCGACTGGGATTTGGTACAGTGGCCAAAATCTTCTTGGAGTTCTCTAAACCCTTTTGGCCGGATGACTGTGCTGGTATACAGCTGGTGTGGGAGCAAGGCCCTGAGAGCCCCGAGGGTTATGATGatgcctgcaaaaaaaaaacctggcgcTCAGAGTGGTTCAAGAAGATTGGAGGGTTTGACTGTGTTCCCATGCATAGAAGCACCCTGTGTGGTTGGATCACCGGATTGGCTGCGGAACATATGGAGACTCTTCCTGAAAGTGAAGTGGGGGAAGTATGTGTCAG ACTGTTAAAGAAGTTTACAGGTTGGTCAGTGACAGAATTGTGTGGGGTACTGCGCTCCACGTGGTATAGTAACCCCTATATACGAGGGTCTTACACCAATGTGCCTGTAGGCGTTGATGCTGTGAAGGAACAAATGGCCCTGGCAGAACCATTGCCATCCACGTATCAGAGAAAAACCCAACGG CCTTTGCAGGTGCTTTTTGCCGGAGAAGCTACGCACCCCAACTTCTACACCACTACACATGGCGCCTACATGAGCGGTGTACGCGAGGCAGAAAGGCTCATAAAACTGTACGAGCATAAAGCGAACCCACGCCTCTAA